From the Vespa velutina chromosome 16, iVesVel2.1, whole genome shotgun sequence genome, one window contains:
- the LOC124954786 gene encoding START domain-containing protein 10-like isoform X2, which produces MEIGIVKIAEDKDFEKLKQLYDNNNDWKLDYNKPDLSVWTKTVPGISFKMIRTRFSDVMPETLYDVLHDPDYRKVWDTHMIESKDIGFFNPNNDIGYYSMSCASPLKNRDFILQRSWLDTGGEQLIINHSVYHKDYPPRKHFIRATSYLTGYIVRPSRNGDGSELGYVSHTDPHGKIPVWLMNKVTQIFAPKMVKKLHKAALGYLDWKVQNNPNYKPWHFPEQITAPRIRIEDCVKSTEEKNSKANYVDESELKEIPHKQSTIMDND; this is translated from the exons atggagATTGGTATTGTTAAGATCGCAGAGGATAAAGATTTCGAGAAATTAAAACAGctctatgataataataatgattggaAATTAGATTATAATAAGCCTGATTTGTCCGTTTGGACAAAGACTGTTCCTGGTATTAGTTTTAAAATG atTAGAACAAGATTTTCTGATGTTATGCCAGAAACCTTATATGATGTTTTACATGATCCTGACTATAGAAAAGTCTGGGATACTCATATGATTGAATCAAAAGATATAGGATTTTTTAATCCAAATAATGACATAGGATATTATTCCA TGTCCTGTGCGTCTCCATTGAAAAATAgagattttatattacaacGTTCGTGGCTTGATACTGGAGGAGAACaacttattataaatcattctgTTTATCATAAAGATTATCCACCTAGGAAACATTTTATTAGAGCAACATCATATTTAACAg gtTATATCGTAAGGCCTTCACGAAATGGAGATGGTTCAGAATTGGGTTATGTATCTCATACAGATCCTCACGGTAAAATACCTGTATGGTTAATGAATAAAGTTACCCAAATATTTGCTCCAaag aTGGTGAAAAAGTTACATAAAGCTGCTTTGGGATATCTAGATTGGAAAGTCCAAAATAATCCTAATTATAAACCATGGCACTTTCCAGAGCAAATAACAGCACCACGAATACGAATAGAGGAT TGCGTTAAAtctacagaagaaaaaaattccaaagCTAATTATGTCGATGAGTCTGAATTAAAAGAGATACCTCATAAACAATCTACAATAATGGACAATGATTAA
- the LOC124954747 gene encoding acylphosphatase-2 isoform X1 — translation MPSDDPLRNEPLVSVEFEVFGKVQGVYFPKYVRDLCLQLGICGWVKNSKTGTILGKMQGPRALIDQMSQWLSTVGSPGSKIHHCEFTMWENVTRPQYQGFAIRF, via the exons ATGCCATCGGACGATCCCCTTCGCAACGAACCATTGGTTTCCGTTGAATTTGAAGTATTTGGTAAAGTTCAAG GCGTATATTTTCCCAAATACGTCAGGGATCTATGTCTGCAGCTTGGAATATGCGGTTGGGTTAAAAACAGTAAAACAGGGACGATACTTGGAAAGATGCAAGGACCTCGTGCGCTCATCGATCAGAT GTCACAATGGCTATCAACGGTAGGAAGTCCCGGAAGTAAGATTCATCATTGCGAATTTACGATGTGGGAGAACGTCACGAGACCGCAATATCAAGGTTTTGCTATTcgtttttga
- the LOC124954786 gene encoding START domain-containing protein 10-like isoform X1 — MEIGIVKIAEDKDFEKLKQLYDNNNDWKLDYNKPDLSVWTKTVPGISFKMVKIRTRFSDVMPETLYDVLHDPDYRKVWDTHMIESKDIGFFNPNNDIGYYSMSCASPLKNRDFILQRSWLDTGGEQLIINHSVYHKDYPPRKHFIRATSYLTGYIVRPSRNGDGSELGYVSHTDPHGKIPVWLMNKVTQIFAPKMVKKLHKAALGYLDWKVQNNPNYKPWHFPEQITAPRIRIEDCVKSTEEKNSKANYVDESELKEIPHKQSTIMDND, encoded by the exons atggagATTGGTATTGTTAAGATCGCAGAGGATAAAGATTTCGAGAAATTAAAACAGctctatgataataataatgattggaAATTAGATTATAATAAGCCTGATTTGTCCGTTTGGACAAAGACTGTTCCTGGTATTAGTTTTAAAATGGTAAAG atTAGAACAAGATTTTCTGATGTTATGCCAGAAACCTTATATGATGTTTTACATGATCCTGACTATAGAAAAGTCTGGGATACTCATATGATTGAATCAAAAGATATAGGATTTTTTAATCCAAATAATGACATAGGATATTATTCCA TGTCCTGTGCGTCTCCATTGAAAAATAgagattttatattacaacGTTCGTGGCTTGATACTGGAGGAGAACaacttattataaatcattctgTTTATCATAAAGATTATCCACCTAGGAAACATTTTATTAGAGCAACATCATATTTAACAg gtTATATCGTAAGGCCTTCACGAAATGGAGATGGTTCAGAATTGGGTTATGTATCTCATACAGATCCTCACGGTAAAATACCTGTATGGTTAATGAATAAAGTTACCCAAATATTTGCTCCAaag aTGGTGAAAAAGTTACATAAAGCTGCTTTGGGATATCTAGATTGGAAAGTCCAAAATAATCCTAATTATAAACCATGGCACTTTCCAGAGCAAATAACAGCACCACGAATACGAATAGAGGAT TGCGTTAAAtctacagaagaaaaaaattccaaagCTAATTATGTCGATGAGTCTGAATTAAAAGAGATACCTCATAAACAATCTACAATAATGGACAATGATTAA
- the LOC124954747 gene encoding acylphosphatase-2 isoform X2 — protein MKELDIYLQQRVYFPKYVRDLCLQLGICGWVKNSKTGTILGKMQGPRALIDQMSQWLSTVGSPGSKIHHCEFTMWENVTRPQYQGFAIRF, from the exons atgaaagaattggatatttatttgcaacaac GCGTATATTTTCCCAAATACGTCAGGGATCTATGTCTGCAGCTTGGAATATGCGGTTGGGTTAAAAACAGTAAAACAGGGACGATACTTGGAAAGATGCAAGGACCTCGTGCGCTCATCGATCAGAT GTCACAATGGCTATCAACGGTAGGAAGTCCCGGAAGTAAGATTCATCATTGCGAATTTACGATGTGGGAGAACGTCACGAGACCGCAATATCAAGGTTTTGCTATTcgtttttga
- the LOC124954785 gene encoding dnaJ protein P58IPK homolog B codes for MSEINNEYNTSIFNSVELQVNDILNPTLHEHSLLQSFVSIGVDDIDTKESNEEFKNVNKKIHTRHCLGKNEENDDVDNRESADGGDTNKIKKTNKRFIRKTDTSFIQVQVQMHKSRIKQRNNVTQRQEEVYTDKDRAAAVNMGSKDIKQSLKQKKRLDRIKSPLLSDVAEPGSILELGKREMRLGNVNVAFNFINKALELSPNDINALIARSRCYLLLGNPQNALQDAETALQCKLKDSINARAVYYKAEALYYLGDFEMSLVYYYRGMRMRPEFGQFRLGVQKAKDAIRNILNHD; via the exons atgagtgaGATAAATAACGAGTATAATAcatcaatatttaattctgTGGAATTACAAGTAAACGATATATTAAATCCTACGTTACACGAACACAGTCTTTTACAAAGTTTCGTAAGTATTGGCGTCGATGATATTGATACGAAGGAATCCAACGAAGAATTTAAGaatgtaaataagaaaatacatacgAGGCATTGCCttggaaaaaatgaagaaaatgatgatgtTGATAATCGAGAATCGGCTGATGGTGgtgatacaaataaaataaaaaaaacgaataaacgatTTATACGAAAAACTGATACATCATTCATACAAGTTCAAGTGCAAATGCATAAATCTCGAATAAAACAGAGAAACAATGTTACTCAACGTCAGGAAGAAGTTTATACGGATAAAGATCGTGCCGCTGCCGTTAATATGGGCAGCAAAGATATTAAACAATCCTTAAAGCAAAAAAAGCGATTAGACCGTATTAAAAGCCCATTACTTTCAGATGTGGCAGAGCCGGGTTCTATTTTAGAATTAGGAAAACGAGAAATGCGACTTGGCAATGTCAATGTcgcatttaattttataaataag gcATTGGAATTGAGTCCTAATGATATTAACGCATTGATAGCACGAAGCAGATGTTATCTTTTATTGGGCAATCCACAAAATGCATTGCAGGATGCTGAAACTGCATTGcaatgtaaattaaaagattCGATAAATGCTCGTGCGGTCTATTATAAAGCCGAAGCTTTATATTATCTTGGAGATTTTGAGATGAGTCtggtatattattatcgtggaATGAGAATGAGACCAGAATTTGGACAATTTCGACTGGGAGTACAGAAAGCGAAAGATGCGatacgaaatatattaaatcatgATTAA